From the genome of Rarobacter incanus, one region includes:
- the folP gene encoding dihydropteroate synthase, with protein sequence MESTDNAAAPVAALLAPAPCKIMGILNVTPDSFSDGGRWIDAQAAVAHATEMIEDGADIIDVGGESTRPGAQRVPVDEELRRVIPVVRRLAENGVPVSIDTMRSAVAAAAVEAGAAIINDVSGGLADDRMLSQVADLGVPYILSHWRAHSPHMDRHDRYQDVVSEVVGELRGRIEAYVDAGADTGLLAIDPGLGFAKQGASNWPLLTHLKQLRDMGFPVLVGASRKRFLAQVIPGGAARPPADRDLATAVVSALATIGGAWCVRVHDVASTADAVAIGEQWRAASPAGASENEGVNRWAT encoded by the coding sequence GTGGAATCCACCGATAACGCAGCAGCCCCGGTGGCGGCGCTCTTGGCGCCGGCGCCCTGCAAGATCATGGGCATCCTCAACGTCACGCCCGATTCGTTCTCCGACGGAGGCAGGTGGATCGACGCGCAGGCCGCCGTGGCACACGCCACGGAGATGATCGAGGACGGAGCCGACATCATCGATGTCGGCGGCGAGTCCACGCGCCCCGGCGCGCAACGGGTTCCCGTCGACGAGGAGCTTCGGCGGGTCATCCCGGTTGTTCGCAGGCTCGCCGAAAACGGCGTGCCGGTCAGCATAGACACCATGCGATCCGCGGTGGCCGCGGCGGCAGTTGAGGCGGGCGCCGCGATCATCAACGACGTGTCGGGCGGTTTGGCGGACGACCGGATGCTATCGCAGGTAGCCGATTTGGGCGTGCCGTACATCCTCTCGCACTGGCGGGCTCATTCCCCGCACATGGATCGGCACGATAGGTACCAGGACGTGGTTTCCGAGGTGGTAGGCGAGCTCCGCGGCCGCATTGAAGCCTATGTCGATGCGGGGGCCGACACGGGCCTGCTGGCCATCGATCCGGGCCTTGGATTCGCAAAGCAGGGTGCCAGCAACTGGCCGCTCTTGACTCACCTCAAGCAACTGCGGGACATGGGGTTCCCCGTGCTCGTGGGGGCGTCTCGCAAGCGATTCTTGGCGCAGGTGATCCCGGGCGGCGCCGCCCGGCCGCCCGCGGATCGCGATCTGGCGACAGCTGTGGTGAGCGCACTCGCTACGATAGGGGGCGCGTGGTGCGTGCGGGTACATGATGTTGCCAGCACGGCGGACGCAGTAGCGATAGGTGAGCAATGGCGTGCCGCATCCCCGGCGGGCGCGTCCGAGAATGAAGGAGTCAACCGATGGGCGACCTGA